Genomic segment of Paenibacillus sp. FSL R5-0623:
TTTCTCTGTAGCAAATTCCTTAGCCGGTTCTATGTTTATATTCATGGATTGTCTGGATTCACCGGACTTGATACTCGCGCCATTGGCCATTGCTTTACCAACGTCTACTCCACCCACAGCCTGACATCCTGTAAGAACAACCATTAATAATACAAGTGGCACTGCCATCCATTGGACTAACTTCCGATTCTTAATATGAACTCCTCCTTAGAAAAATATGGTTCATTTCCATTATGAAGGTATAGGTAATTCTTGTAAACGGATACGCAAAAAAATAAACCAAAAGGCCGGAACATGTCCGACCTCTGGTCTATCTATATTTCAGCATATCGTAAGATTCGATAAAACTTCCTGCTTCATTATGCAATGCTGGGAGTTATTCTTGCTCCTGATCTTCTGCGAGCTTCTCATCCGTTTCTTCATCTTCCGCAGTTGTGGGAGTCTCGAATTGATCCGGCTCGTCCTCTTGAATCGCTTTGTTCTCTTCGTTCTGATCCTGTGTCATATCGCATTCCCTCTCTTCTACCGGATTGTCATGTCATCAAGGCCTGGGCCTTGTGTCTATCAATAACCCGAATAGGCGTAGTTCAAACCTGCCTCAATATCGGCATGACATTTTCCATCATAATTTCAATGCTCACTTAGAAAACATAAAAGATGATCCCGTTCCCACTTGCAGCCGTGGCCTGAAACAAGGCCTGGACATCATCCACAGTCTGAACGATCTCCTGAAATGTCTCTTCCGCATCCCAATCTTCCATGACAGGGTAGACGCCTTCAGCGATCATCCGGTCCAGACTATACCGTTGCTTCAATTCCTCCGGTGTGAGCTGCTCCAATGCCATGTATGCTTCCAGCACCTGCTCGTTACTAAGCAAAAACAGATCCATGTCCGAATAGTTTCCCACGTATTGCTCACCTGCGAGAGGCACCACATATCCCAGGGGCGGCTCCCCTTCTACCAAGTTACCGTTCAGCGTGAATTGAAGCATCTGCCACGTTTTATCAATATCCAGATCCACTGCACAATCATGCACACTGATCTCACCTGACTTAATGGATTCAACTATCTCCTTTGTTACCACAAGATATCTGCCGGACATTCCCATACCGCTACCCCTCCTGTGTAATTCCTTCTATTGTTCCCCATTAACCGTGCTTGTTGGTTCAGAATCGGGGTAATCCCTATCAAGGAGGGTGTATACATGAAAAAATTTGATTACAGTCTCAATTATGATGAGTTGGATCTGCGCAAACATCCTGAACTGTACACCGTAGGCCGGGGTGAGCAGGGTGTTCTCATGGT
This window contains:
- a CDS encoding YfbM family protein, producing MGMSGRYLVVTKEIVESIKSGEISVHDCAVDLDIDKTWQMLQFTLNGNLVEGEPPLGYVVPLAGEQYVGNYSDMDLFLLSNEQVLEAYMALEQLTPEELKQRYSLDRMIAEGVYPVMEDWDAEETFQEIVQTVDDVQALFQATAASGNGIIFYVF